In the genome of Acidobacteriota bacterium, one region contains:
- the lpxA gene encoding acyl-ACP--UDP-N-acetylglucosamine O-acyltransferase gives MLDRLHYRYPSLLVDDVVEYEAGRRIVAVKNVTVNEDFFQGHFPGAPLMPGVLMIETLAQAATLLLMQESGGPALRARLRGVDNAKFRRQVVPGDRLTLEVTLGRRRGAVTRAQAVASVEQNVVAEAELVMTVTEDVAAIHPTAIVHPGAAIGDGSVIGPHAIIGPDVRIGRRCSIGASSVIDGWTEIGDECEVYPMCSIGLVPQDLKFHGEKTRLKIGDRNVFREFVTIHRGTHGGGGVTTVGDHNFFMAYVHVAHDCHVGSHTIFGNAATLGGHVEVDDFATISAFSAVHQFCRIARHAFIGGASIVTKDALPFAKSVGNRARLYGLNTIGLVRRGFPPDVVAKLKRAYRLLMVSKLNTSRALHQIEHDPELQCDEVRYLLDFIRSSKRGVVLRRPTRRDEMVADD, from the coding sequence ATTCTCGATCGCCTCCACTACCGCTATCCTTCGCTGCTCGTCGACGACGTGGTGGAGTACGAGGCGGGCCGGCGCATCGTCGCGGTCAAGAACGTCACCGTCAACGAGGATTTTTTCCAGGGGCATTTTCCGGGGGCGCCGCTGATGCCCGGCGTGCTCATGATCGAGACGCTGGCGCAGGCGGCCACGCTGCTGCTGATGCAGGAGAGCGGGGGGCCGGCGCTGCGCGCCCGGCTGCGTGGCGTCGACAACGCGAAGTTCCGGCGGCAGGTGGTTCCCGGCGACCGGCTGACGCTGGAGGTGACGCTTGGCAGGCGGCGCGGCGCGGTGACCCGCGCGCAGGCGGTGGCGAGCGTCGAGCAGAATGTCGTCGCCGAGGCGGAGCTGGTGATGACCGTCACCGAGGACGTGGCGGCGATTCACCCGACGGCGATCGTCCACCCGGGCGCCGCGATTGGCGACGGCTCGGTCATCGGGCCGCATGCGATCATCGGCCCGGATGTCCGGATCGGGCGCCGCTGCTCGATTGGCGCGTCGAGCGTGATCGACGGCTGGACCGAAATCGGCGACGAATGCGAGGTCTACCCGATGTGCTCGATCGGGCTCGTGCCGCAGGACCTCAAGTTCCACGGCGAGAAGACGCGCCTCAAGATCGGGGACCGGAACGTGTTCCGCGAGTTTGTCACGATCCATCGCGGGACGCACGGCGGCGGCGGCGTCACGACGGTCGGCGATCACAACTTCTTCATGGCCTACGTGCACGTCGCGCATGACTGCCACGTGGGCAGCCATACGATCTTCGGCAATGCCGCCACGCTTGGCGGCCACGTCGAGGTGGACGACTTCGCGACGATCAGCGCGTTTTCCGCCGTGCACCAGTTCTGCCGGATCGCGCGGCACGCGTTCATCGGCGGCGCGTCGATCGTGACGAAGGATGCGCTGCCGTTCGCGAAGTCGGTCGGCAACCGCGCGCGCCTCTACGGCCTGAACACGATCGGCCTGGTCCGCCGCGGGTTTCCGCCCGACGTGGTGGCAAAGCTCAAGCGCGCGTACCGGCTCCTGATGGTCTCGAAGCTGAACACCAGCCGGGCGCTCCACCAGATCGAGCACGATCCGGAGCTGCAGTGCGACGAGGTCCGCTACCTGCTCGACTTCATCCGCAGCTCGAAGCGCGGCGTGGTCCTGCGGCGCCCGACCCGCCGCGATGAAATGGTGGCCGACGACTGA
- the bamA gene encoding outer membrane protein assembly factor BamA codes for MLIAVGITTSAFAGQQTSPASAGQAPVPQLPAQTPSAALPPAGSPPVVRFVEIKSTKQNDALAIDPETYLYYIQTKPSSAQFGRWVPYSEQVVLEDFKRLWATNFLDDLTIDVKDAPYPNGVIGKHIIFDLEERQRVKIVDYVGSKRVEQAKIEEKLREKNSQIRMDSFIDPGLVQRVRNTVHELYAEKGYLYATVTPEIKPIAGGPKLVHLTFTIDEGPKVKIRDVEFVGNQAISDGKLAGKMKENKARGFFSFITGGGTYKEDKFAEDAEKVTEYYRERGYIGARVGNPELKVLEDSTDKKSRWIQLRIPVTEGQRYRVGDFKFEGQTVVKDEALRPLFKVKAGDWYNEKDIRKGLQKSQEIFGSGGYMEFTGFPDLSPREGQQVKGAPIVDVTMRMQPGKQYFVNRIIFVGNTTTRDNVIRREMRLFEAGVFNTEALKFSIKRLNQLGYFKPLEGNDSINVQKSPSEENKVDVTLKFEEQNRNQLTFGAGVSQFEGFFGQLSFQTSNFLGRGETFTLSAQQGVRAKNYQIAFTEPFLFDRPITAGIDTFIREIRYIGLFTQASAGGNFVFGFPLRDFTRMFVNYSYERTKVKELNDAYLDPEVQARNPFLADSLLLGQGGRRTISKITPSVVHNTVDNPIFPTAGRRYTASIDYAGIGGDTNFYSPTVEGVWYIPQSRRVSIGLRAQAQYIAPCCSSAANTACAASTSGPAGRATPRRPSSSAATRACCSMRST; via the coding sequence GTGTTGATTGCTGTCGGGATCACGACGTCCGCCTTCGCCGGCCAGCAGACTTCGCCGGCTTCGGCGGGGCAGGCCCCTGTTCCGCAACTGCCGGCGCAGACGCCGTCTGCGGCCCTGCCGCCCGCCGGGTCGCCGCCCGTCGTCCGCTTTGTCGAAATCAAGTCCACCAAGCAGAACGACGCGCTCGCGATTGATCCGGAGACCTACCTCTATTACATCCAGACCAAGCCGAGCTCGGCGCAGTTCGGCCGATGGGTGCCGTACAGCGAGCAGGTGGTGCTCGAGGATTTCAAGCGGTTGTGGGCGACGAATTTCCTCGATGACCTCACGATCGACGTGAAGGACGCCCCGTATCCGAACGGCGTCATCGGGAAGCACATCATCTTCGACCTCGAAGAGCGCCAGCGCGTGAAGATCGTCGACTACGTGGGCTCGAAGCGGGTCGAGCAAGCGAAGATCGAAGAGAAGCTCCGGGAGAAGAACTCGCAGATCCGGATGGACTCGTTCATCGATCCGGGTCTCGTGCAGCGCGTCCGCAACACGGTCCACGAGCTGTACGCGGAGAAGGGCTATCTCTACGCAACCGTCACCCCCGAGATCAAGCCGATCGCGGGCGGCCCCAAGCTGGTGCACCTCACCTTCACCATCGACGAGGGACCGAAGGTGAAGATCCGCGACGTCGAGTTCGTGGGGAACCAGGCGATCTCGGACGGCAAGCTCGCGGGCAAGATGAAGGAGAACAAAGCCAGGGGCTTCTTCTCGTTCATCACCGGCGGGGGCACCTACAAGGAAGACAAGTTCGCCGAGGACGCGGAGAAGGTCACGGAGTACTACCGCGAGAGAGGCTACATCGGTGCCCGCGTCGGGAATCCCGAGCTGAAGGTCCTCGAGGACTCCACCGACAAGAAGTCGCGCTGGATCCAACTCCGCATTCCGGTGACCGAGGGGCAGCGGTATCGCGTCGGCGACTTCAAGTTCGAGGGGCAGACCGTCGTCAAGGACGAGGCGCTGCGGCCGCTGTTCAAGGTCAAGGCGGGCGACTGGTACAACGAGAAGGACATCCGCAAGGGGCTGCAGAAATCGCAGGAGATCTTCGGCTCCGGCGGGTACATGGAATTCACCGGCTTCCCGGACCTGAGCCCGCGCGAAGGGCAGCAGGTCAAAGGCGCGCCCATCGTCGACGTGACGATGAGGATGCAGCCCGGCAAGCAGTACTTCGTCAACCGGATCATCTTCGTCGGCAATACGACCACGCGCGACAACGTCATCCGCCGCGAGATGCGGCTGTTCGAGGCCGGCGTGTTCAACACCGAGGCGTTGAAGTTCAGCATCAAGCGCCTCAACCAGCTCGGGTACTTCAAGCCGCTCGAGGGCAACGATTCCATCAACGTCCAGAAATCGCCCAGCGAAGAGAACAAGGTCGACGTCACGCTGAAGTTCGAGGAGCAGAACCGCAACCAGCTCACGTTCGGCGCGGGCGTGTCGCAGTTCGAGGGCTTCTTCGGCCAGCTGTCGTTCCAGACGTCGAACTTCCTCGGCCGCGGCGAGACGTTCACGCTCTCGGCGCAGCAGGGGGTCCGGGCGAAGAACTACCAGATCGCATTCACCGAGCCGTTCCTGTTCGACCGGCCGATCACCGCGGGCATCGACACCTTCATCCGGGAAATCCGGTACATCGGGCTGTTCACGCAGGCCTCGGCGGGCGGCAATTTCGTCTTCGGCTTCCCGCTGCGCGATTTCACGCGCATGTTCGTGAACTACAGCTACGAGCGGACGAAGGTGAAGGAGCTGAACGACGCGTACCTCGATCCGGAGGTCCAGGCGCGCAACCCGTTCCTGGCCGATTCGCTCCTGCTCGGCCAGGGAGGGCGGCGGACGATCAGCAAGATCACGCCGAGCGTGGTCCACAACACGGTGGACAACCCGATTTTCCCCACCGCCGGGCGTCGTTATACCGCGTCGATCGACTACGCGGGCATCGGCGGCGACACGAACTTCTACAGCCCGACGGTCGAAGGCGTCTGGTACATCCCGCAGTCGCGCCGCGTTTCGATTGGCCTCCGGGCGCAGGCGCAGTACATCGCGCCGTGTTGTTCCTCGGCGGCGAATACAGCGTGCGCGGCTTCGACATCCGGACCAGCGGGCCGCGCGACCCCGAGACGGCCATCGTCATCGGCGGCAACAAGAGCCTGCTGTTCAATGCGGAGTACCTGA
- a CDS encoding Gfo/Idh/MocA family oxidoreductase, giving the protein MSDVRIAVIGVGHLGKHHARILASLAGARLVAVVDINEARAKDVAAQHGTRALTDSRAVLGDVDAVCVAVPTERHLDVARPFLERGIATLVEKPIARSVEEADALVAAAEQGGAVLAAGHTERYNPAVQASLPLVTTPRFVEVHRLGVFPERSLDIDVVFDLMIHDLDVVSALVRSPVVSIEAVGIPVLTPRVDIANARLRFESGCIANITASRISRDRVRKIRFFQPDAYISIDYAAKEVEAYRLARRDGQRPAIEGGKLPVPQDEPLALELADFVAAARERRQPMVTGEDGRRAVVLADQITREIQAGM; this is encoded by the coding sequence GTGAGCGACGTCCGCATCGCGGTGATTGGCGTTGGCCACCTTGGAAAGCACCACGCGCGAATCCTGGCGTCGCTGGCCGGCGCGCGGCTCGTGGCGGTCGTGGACATCAACGAGGCCCGCGCGAAGGACGTCGCGGCGCAGCACGGCACGCGCGCGCTGACCGACTCCCGCGCGGTGCTAGGCGACGTCGACGCGGTGTGCGTCGCGGTGCCCACCGAGCGCCACCTGGACGTGGCCCGTCCGTTCCTCGAGCGTGGCATCGCGACCCTCGTGGAGAAGCCGATTGCGCGCTCCGTGGAGGAAGCCGACGCGCTCGTCGCCGCGGCTGAACAGGGGGGCGCGGTGCTGGCCGCCGGCCACACGGAGAGATATAACCCGGCCGTCCAGGCGTCACTGCCGCTCGTCACCACGCCCCGGTTCGTCGAGGTGCACCGGCTCGGCGTCTTCCCGGAGCGCTCGCTGGACATCGACGTCGTCTTCGACCTGATGATTCATGACCTCGACGTCGTGTCCGCCCTCGTGCGCTCGCCGGTGGTGTCGATCGAGGCGGTCGGCATTCCCGTGCTGACGCCGCGCGTGGACATCGCCAACGCCCGGCTGCGTTTCGAGTCCGGCTGTATTGCGAACATCACCGCCAGCCGGATCAGCCGCGACCGCGTGCGAAAGATCCGGTTCTTCCAGCCGGATGCGTACATCTCGATCGATTACGCCGCGAAAGAAGTCGAGGCGTATCGGCTGGCGCGGCGCGACGGCCAGCGGCCCGCGATCGAAGGGGGCAAGCTGCCGGTGCCGCAGGACGAGCCGCTCGCGCTGGAGCTGGCGGATTTCGTGGCGGCCGCACGGGAGCGGCGACAACCGATGGTGACTGGCGAGGACGGCCGCCGCGCGGTGGTTCTGGCTGACCAGATCACGCGCGAGATCCAGGCAGGAATGTGA
- a CDS encoding BamA/TamA family outer membrane protein yields MRGFDIRTSGPRDPETAIVIGGNKSLLFNAEYLISIAGPVRLVLYYDAGQVQDAGRKFAMRDFRTSTGAEVRFFMPVLNVPFRLIFAYNPQREGVLDNSFRPQQKFNFRFAVGSTF; encoded by the coding sequence GTGCGCGGCTTCGACATCCGGACCAGCGGGCCGCGCGACCCCGAGACGGCCATCGTCATCGGCGGCAACAAGAGCCTGCTGTTCAATGCGGAGTACCTGATTTCGATTGCCGGGCCTGTGCGGCTCGTGCTGTATTACGACGCCGGCCAGGTGCAGGATGCAGGGCGCAAGTTCGCGATGCGCGATTTCCGGACGTCGACGGGGGCCGAAGTCCGGTTCTTCATGCCGGTGTTGAACGTGCCATTCCGGCTGATCTTCGCCTACAATCCGCAGCGCGAAGGCGTGCTGGACAACAGCTTCCGGCCGCAGCAGAAGTTCAACTTCCGGTTCGCGGTGGGTTCGACCTTCTAG
- a CDS encoding OmpH family outer membrane protein, whose translation MIPAVLAVMLGAAPVFAQAAGQQPAPKPAAPATQAPAQPAPAQQPPAAQPQPPRPFPEGAKIAYVQLPLIAQNSTEGKAASARIQELQSKKQVELQEKNKSLQAAQQKLTSGGTVLNDQARAQLEKDIERQQREIQFAQQNAQAEVQDLTADLQEQFRQKLVPILNQIGEERGLHFIFSAGDAGFIYANPGLDLTQEVIKRLDTRATAAPKQ comes from the coding sequence ATGATTCCCGCGGTGCTGGCCGTCATGCTCGGTGCCGCACCTGTGTTTGCGCAGGCTGCCGGGCAGCAGCCCGCGCCAAAGCCGGCCGCCCCTGCCACCCAGGCCCCCGCGCAGCCCGCCCCCGCCCAGCAGCCGCCCGCGGCGCAGCCGCAGCCGCCGCGCCCCTTCCCCGAGGGGGCGAAGATCGCGTACGTGCAGCTGCCGCTCATCGCGCAGAACTCCACGGAGGGCAAGGCGGCCTCGGCGAGGATCCAGGAGCTGCAGTCGAAGAAGCAGGTGGAGCTGCAGGAGAAGAACAAGTCGCTCCAGGCGGCGCAGCAGAAGCTCACGTCGGGCGGCACCGTCCTGAACGACCAGGCGCGCGCCCAGCTCGAAAAGGATATCGAGCGCCAGCAGCGTGAAATCCAGTTCGCGCAGCAGAACGCGCAGGCGGAAGTCCAGGACCTCACGGCAGACCTGCAGGAGCAGTTCCGGCAGAAGCTGGTGCCGATCCTGAACCAGATCGGCGAGGAGCGCGGGCTCCACTTCATCTTCAGCGCGGGCGATGCCGGCTTCATCTACGCCAACCCGGGGCTCGACCTGACGCAGGAAGTCATCAAGCGCCTCGACACGAGGGCGACCGCCGCCCCCAAGCAGTAG
- the lpxI gene encoding UDP-2,3-diacylglucosamine diphosphatase LpxI (LpxI, functionally equivalent to LpxH, replaces it in LPS biosynthesis in a minority of bacteria.), whose protein sequence is MHIGLIAGNGRFPFLVLDGARSMGHDVTVVAIKEETFPEIDEAAARGGRKSAVHWMSLGQLGKAIDVLKTAGVTRAVMAGQVKHVKIFSGIVPDLTLLSVLRRLTARNTDALISAVADVMREHGIDLIDSTTFLAPLLAREGVLTRRAPTDEERGDFAFGYRIADAIAALDVGQTIAVKHKAVVAVEAMEGTDEVIGRAGYLAGPGVRVVKVAKPGQDMRFDVPVVGLLTMTAMRRAGASALSIDAGKTLVLDGDAFFDSANEAGIAIVGRQR, encoded by the coding sequence ATGCACATCGGCCTCATTGCGGGAAACGGCCGGTTCCCGTTCCTCGTGCTCGACGGCGCGCGCAGCATGGGCCACGACGTCACGGTCGTGGCCATCAAGGAAGAGACGTTCCCCGAAATCGACGAGGCGGCGGCACGCGGCGGGCGCAAGTCGGCCGTGCATTGGATGTCGCTCGGCCAGCTCGGGAAGGCCATCGACGTGCTCAAGACGGCGGGCGTCACGCGCGCGGTCATGGCGGGGCAGGTCAAGCACGTGAAGATCTTCTCGGGCATCGTTCCGGACCTCACGCTGCTCTCCGTCCTGCGCCGGCTCACGGCGCGCAACACGGACGCGCTGATTTCCGCGGTCGCCGACGTCATGCGCGAGCACGGCATCGATCTCATCGACTCGACGACGTTCCTCGCGCCGCTGCTGGCGCGCGAGGGGGTCCTGACGCGGCGTGCCCCCACGGACGAAGAGCGCGGGGATTTCGCGTTCGGCTACCGGATCGCCGATGCCATCGCGGCGCTCGACGTGGGGCAGACCATCGCCGTGAAGCACAAGGCGGTCGTGGCGGTCGAGGCCATGGAGGGGACCGACGAGGTGATCGGCCGTGCGGGATACCTCGCCGGGCCCGGTGTGCGCGTCGTCAAGGTCGCAAAGCCGGGGCAGGACATGCGATTCGACGTGCCCGTTGTGGGGTTGCTGACGATGACGGCCATGCGGCGCGCGGGGGCCTCGGCGTTGTCCATCGACGCGGGGAAGACGCTCGTGCTCGACGGCGACGCGTTCTTCGACTCGGCCAACGAGGCGGGCATCGCCATCGTCGGGAGGCAGCGGTGA
- a CDS encoding menaquinone biosynthesis decarboxylase: MFNDINDFVAALDKHHELARITEPVSPDLEICAVADRVSKSPGGGPALLFEQPAGFQVPVAVNLFGSMSRICLALGVKTLDELAHQVDELTTPKMPGGLLDAVRMLPMLARIKDVMPRIVKDAPCQEVVRRDGTLDDLPILKCWPEDGGRYITLPLVITKDPETGMRNIGTYRMQVFDGRTTGMHWQRHKGGAQHHRVAERLGRRLDVAVALSPDPVLAYSATAPMPEGLDELMLAGFIRRERVDLVKCVTSDLEVPANAHIVLEGYVEPGERRVEGPFGDHTGFYSLAEEYPVFHLTCITHRKNPTYLTTVVGVPPMEDYYLGKASERIFLPLIRKTLPEIVDMHFPAAGIFHNIVLISIDKRYPGHARKIMNAVWGLGQLMFSKCVVIVDKDVDVQDEHEVAWIAGTHVDPARDIQFTTGPMDDLENASNVPAYGGKMGIDATRKWASEGFTREWPKRIATSEAAGRRAQELWLKIARGWSAK, translated from the coding sequence GTGTTCAACGACATCAACGACTTCGTCGCCGCACTCGACAAGCACCACGAGCTGGCCCGCATCACCGAGCCGGTCTCGCCGGACCTCGAGATCTGCGCCGTCGCCGATCGCGTGTCGAAGAGCCCCGGCGGCGGTCCGGCGTTGCTGTTCGAGCAGCCGGCCGGGTTCCAGGTGCCCGTCGCCGTCAATCTCTTCGGATCGATGAGCCGCATCTGTCTCGCGCTCGGCGTGAAGACGCTCGACGAACTCGCGCACCAGGTCGACGAGCTGACCACGCCGAAGATGCCCGGTGGCCTGCTGGACGCGGTCAGGATGCTGCCGATGCTGGCGCGCATCAAGGACGTCATGCCGCGCATCGTGAAGGACGCGCCGTGCCAGGAGGTGGTGCGCCGCGACGGCACGCTCGACGACCTTCCCATCCTCAAATGCTGGCCGGAGGATGGCGGCCGCTACATCACGCTGCCCCTGGTCATCACGAAGGACCCGGAGACGGGCATGCGCAACATCGGCACGTATCGCATGCAGGTCTTTGACGGCCGGACGACCGGCATGCATTGGCAGCGGCACAAGGGCGGCGCGCAGCATCACCGCGTGGCCGAGCGGCTCGGGCGGCGGCTCGATGTCGCCGTCGCGCTCAGCCCGGACCCCGTGCTCGCGTACTCGGCGACCGCGCCGATGCCCGAGGGGCTCGACGAGCTGATGCTCGCCGGCTTCATCCGGCGCGAGCGCGTCGACCTGGTGAAGTGCGTCACGTCGGACCTCGAGGTGCCCGCCAACGCCCACATCGTTCTCGAGGGATACGTCGAGCCGGGCGAGCGGCGCGTCGAGGGGCCCTTCGGCGATCACACCGGCTTCTATTCCCTCGCGGAGGAGTATCCCGTCTTCCACCTGACGTGCATCACGCACCGGAAGAACCCCACCTACCTCACGACCGTGGTAGGCGTGCCGCCGATGGAGGACTACTACCTTGGAAAGGCAAGCGAGCGGATTTTCCTGCCGCTCATCAGGAAGACGCTCCCGGAAATCGTGGACATGCACTTCCCGGCGGCGGGGATTTTCCACAACATCGTGCTGATCTCGATCGACAAGCGCTATCCAGGACACGCGCGCAAGATCATGAACGCGGTCTGGGGCCTCGGCCAGCTGATGTTCTCCAAGTGCGTGGTCATCGTGGACAAGGACGTCGACGTGCAGGACGAGCACGAAGTGGCGTGGATCGCGGGCACGCACGTCGATCCGGCCCGCGATATCCAGTTCACGACCGGGCCGATGGACGACCTGGAGAACGCGTCGAACGTTCCGGCCTACGGCGGGAAGATGGGCATCGACGCGACGCGGAAATGGGCGTCGGAAGGCTTCACGCGCGAGTGGCCGAAGCGCATCGCCACGAGCGAGGCCGCCGGCCGGCGCGCGCAGGAGTTGTGGTTGAAGATTGCCAGAGGATGGAGCGCGAAGTGA
- a CDS encoding menaquinone biosynthesis protein, with protein MTRARLGAVHYLNVRPLIYRLHEDPLFDLRFDAPSRCATLLAEGAIDLGTIPSIEYARADDYRIVPGLSISSLGEVASVALFSRVPVERVRTIAADTSSRTSVALLQILCARRFGIMPDLRPMAPDPERMLAACDAALIIGDPALFLDQDAMGVLKVDLGAEWLALTGQPFVWAMWVGRPGAADAAVIRRLQRARDEGLAHTDEIAADYSRGDGRRAAIGTRYLRDNMRYGLGGSEQAALATYYREAAALGLAPAARTPRLFD; from the coding sequence ATGACCCGCGCGCGGCTCGGGGCCGTCCATTACCTGAACGTACGGCCGCTGATCTATCGGCTCCACGAGGATCCGCTCTTCGACCTGCGGTTCGATGCGCCGTCGCGCTGCGCCACGCTGCTCGCTGAAGGAGCCATCGATCTCGGCACGATTCCCTCGATCGAATACGCGCGGGCCGACGACTACCGGATCGTGCCTGGCCTGTCGATTTCGTCTCTGGGAGAGGTCGCGTCGGTTGCGCTCTTTTCGCGGGTGCCCGTCGAGCGGGTGCGCACGATCGCGGCCGACACCAGCTCGCGGACCTCCGTCGCGCTGCTGCAGATTCTGTGCGCCCGCCGGTTCGGCATCATGCCGGACCTGCGGCCGATGGCGCCCGACCCGGAACGGATGCTCGCCGCGTGCGACGCCGCGTTGATCATCGGCGACCCCGCGCTGTTCCTCGACCAGGACGCGATGGGTGTGCTGAAGGTCGACCTCGGGGCGGAGTGGCTCGCCCTGACGGGGCAGCCGTTCGTGTGGGCGATGTGGGTCGGACGGCCGGGCGCCGCCGATGCCGCCGTCATCCGCCGCCTGCAGCGCGCGCGCGACGAGGGCCTGGCGCACACCGACGAGATCGCGGCGGACTATTCCCGAGGAGACGGCCGCCGCGCCGCGATCGGCACGCGTTATCTGAGGGATAATATGCGCTACGGGCTCGGCGGGTCCGAGCAGGCCGCGCTCGCCACGTACTACCGCGAAGCCGCGGCGCTTGGTCTTGCTCCCGCGGCCAGAACACCGCGATTGTTCGATTGA